The proteins below are encoded in one region of Bacillota bacterium:
- a CDS encoding SIMPL domain-containing protein (The SIMPL domain is named for its presence in mouse protein SIMPL (signalling molecule that associates with mouse pelle-like kinase). Bacterial member BP26, from Brucella, was shown to assemble into a channel-like structure, while YggE from E. coli has been associated with resistance to oxidative stress.), with amino-acid sequence MTKKLVAGVAVVAVLLAAVLALRGPTVAAADETKVDRLIQVSGTGRVDVTPDTATLEVAVETTGDTARAAQEENARAMRGVIDTLKKLGIAEKDVQSTQLSLYPVYDSAKPQRPEEEQKPPRIVGFRAQNSVQVTVRKLDDVGKVVDAVVGSGANRIQGISFGLSDPKPWQDKALEQAIADARRQAELAARAAGVQIRGVRNINVYGGGVPIIRSAKFAEVEGLAAPPPVMPGEMTIQVNVSMTFEF; translated from the coding sequence GTGACGAAGAAGCTGGTGGCAGGTGTAGCGGTGGTGGCCGTACTGCTGGCAGCGGTGCTGGCGTTGCGCGGGCCCACCGTGGCGGCGGCGGACGAGACCAAGGTGGATCGGCTGATCCAGGTGAGCGGCACGGGGAGGGTGGACGTGACGCCCGACACGGCCACCCTGGAGGTGGCCGTGGAGACCACGGGGGACACGGCCCGGGCCGCCCAGGAGGAGAACGCGCGGGCCATGCGGGGGGTCATCGACACCCTCAAGAAGCTGGGGATTGCGGAGAAAGACGTACAGAGCACGCAGCTTTCCCTGTACCCCGTTTACGACTCGGCGAAGCCCCAGCGGCCGGAGGAAGAACAGAAGCCGCCCCGCATTGTGGGCTTCCGGGCCCAGAACAGCGTCCAGGTGACCGTGCGCAAGCTGGACGACGTGGGCAAGGTGGTGGACGCGGTGGTGGGCTCGGGTGCCAACCGCATCCAGGGGATCTCCTTCGGCCTGAGTGACCCCAAGCCCTGGCAGGACAAGGCGCTGGAGCAGGCCATCGCGGACGCGCGCAGGCAGGCCGAACTGGCGGCCAGGGCGGCCGGGGTGCAGATCAGGGGCGTGCGCAACATCAACGTCTACGGCGGAGGTGTCCCCATCATCCGCAGTGCCAAGTTCGCGGAAGTGGAGGGTCTGGCGGCCCCACCGCCCGTGATGCCGGGTGAGATGACCATCCAGGTCAACGTGAGCATGACCTTCGAGTTCTAG
- a CDS encoding MBL fold metallo-hydrolase, with protein MDRQADVEGAGQGAVAGCGITICERKREVVTVEIQWLGHACFLLTSPGGTRVVTDPFDQQVGYKVKTVGADLVTVSHEHFDHNHVQTVSGSPQVVRALTPAGDWASPAASVGDVTVSMVPTYHDAEKGAKRGKNGCFILEMGGRRVVHLGDLGHLLSPEQAGAFGSVDVLLTPVGGFYTIGPAEADRVIGLLRPRVVIPMHFKTAANAGWPIGGVEDFLRGKQGVRRMGGSVAKVEKAELPAGTEYWVLEPAWL; from the coding sequence GTGGACCGGCAGGCTGACGTAGAGGGCGCAGGGCAGGGAGCGGTGGCCGGGTGTGGAATAACTATCTGCGAACGCAAGCGGGAGGTGGTGACGGTGGAGATCCAGTGGTTGGGGCACGCCTGCTTCCTGCTCACCAGCCCGGGGGGGACGCGGGTGGTAACCGATCCCTTTGACCAGCAGGTGGGGTACAAGGTGAAGACGGTGGGAGCCGACCTGGTGACAGTGAGCCACGAGCATTTCGACCACAACCACGTTCAGACGGTGAGCGGTTCGCCGCAGGTGGTGAGGGCGTTGACGCCGGCGGGGGATTGGGCGAGCCCGGCAGCCTCGGTGGGGGACGTGACGGTGAGCATGGTGCCCACCTATCACGACGCCGAGAAGGGGGCGAAGCGGGGGAAAAACGGGTGCTTCATCCTGGAGATGGGTGGCCGGCGGGTGGTGCACCTGGGTGACCTGGGACACCTCCTGTCCCCCGAGCAGGCGGGGGCTTTCGGCTCGGTGGATGTCCTGCTGACCCCTGTGGGGGGCTTCTACACCATCGGTCCGGCCGAGGCCGACCGGGTGATCGGGTTGCTCCGGCCGCGCGTGGTCATCCCCATGCACTTCAAGACGGCGGCGAACGCCGGCTGGCCCATCGGGGGCGTGGAGGATTTCCTGCGCGGCAAGCAGGGCGTGAGGCGGATGGGTGGTTCGGTGGCAAAGGTGGAGAAGGCTGAGCTACCTGCCGGTACCGAGTACTGGGTGCTCGAGCCGGCCTGGCTATGA
- a CDS encoding MFS transporter: MKRAGHHLPLLVALSIGHLLTDVNQGAVPALLPYLREAFGLSYAAVGSLLMVSNITSSVVQPLFGFYSDRAHRRWLLPLGIAMAGLGVAAAGWVRPPLVYLAVALSGLGVASYHPEGSRIARYLGGERRATGMSVFSIGGNVGFALGPVAVTVVLGAGWGMRGTALMILPALAGVLAFTALLPALGHWEEAMAARMARTEGMKTRPRWRAEVLLLTIVMLRSLFQFGLIAYLAFYYVEVLGGTKEMAGRLLFVFLASGALGTLLGGPLADRVGMRTVLVGSLALMSLLHPLLLHAGRVLIFPVAALMGLAVVSTFSITLVMSQEFLPHHVGMASGLNIGLSIGLGGVGAAMLGAIADRWGIPATLWLLEAFPLLAVVLGLLLPEPRPRWRRAAS, encoded by the coding sequence GTGAAACGGGCGGGGCACCACCTGCCCCTGCTGGTGGCGCTCAGTATCGGCCATCTCCTGACCGACGTGAACCAGGGCGCGGTGCCCGCTCTGCTCCCCTACCTGCGGGAGGCCTTCGGCCTCTCCTATGCCGCGGTGGGGAGCCTGCTCATGGTGTCCAACATCACTTCGTCGGTGGTGCAGCCCCTCTTCGGCTTCTACAGCGACCGCGCCCACCGCCGCTGGCTGCTTCCTCTGGGGATCGCTATGGCCGGGCTGGGCGTGGCGGCGGCGGGCTGGGTGCGTCCGCCCCTGGTCTACCTGGCCGTGGCGCTGAGCGGGCTGGGGGTGGCCTCCTACCACCCGGAAGGGTCGCGGATTGCCCGTTACCTGGGGGGAGAGCGCCGGGCCACCGGGATGTCGGTGTTTTCCATAGGAGGGAACGTGGGATTTGCCCTGGGGCCGGTGGCGGTGACGGTGGTGCTGGGGGCGGGTTGGGGGATGCGGGGTACCGCCCTCATGATCCTGCCCGCCCTGGCGGGCGTGCTTGCCTTCACGGCCCTGCTGCCCGCCCTGGGGCACTGGGAGGAAGCCATGGCCGCCCGCATGGCGCGGACGGAGGGTATGAAGACCAGGCCGCGCTGGCGCGCGGAGGTGCTGCTCCTCACCATCGTCATGCTCCGGTCCCTGTTCCAGTTCGGGCTGATAGCGTATCTGGCCTTCTACTACGTAGAGGTGCTGGGGGGCACCAAGGAGATGGCGGGCCGGTTGCTGTTCGTCTTCCTGGCCAGCGGCGCCCTGGGCACCCTGCTGGGGGGACCCCTCGCCGACCGGGTGGGCATGCGCACGGTGCTGGTGGGATCGCTCGCCCTGATGTCCCTCCTGCACCCCCTGCTCCTGCACGCGGGGAGAGTCCTCATCTTCCCGGTGGCGGCCCTGATGGGGCTGGCCGTGGTTTCCACGTTCAGCATCACCCTGGTCATGAGCCAGGAGTTCCTGCCCCACCACGTGGGGATGGCCTCCGGGCTGAACATCGGCCTCTCCATCGGCCTGGGCGGGGTGGGGGCAGCCATGCTGGGCGCCATTGCCGACAGGTGGGGCATCCCCGCCACCTTGTGGCTGCTGGAAGCATTCCCCCTGCTGGCTGTGGTGCTGGGGCTCCTCCTGCCCGAACCCCGGCCTCGCTGGCGGCGGGCGGCGTCGTGA
- a CDS encoding biotin--[acetyl-CoA-carboxylase] ligase, with protein sequence MKEGAIVNTDRDLELARDQVRGGLASVALAGGGVLLGRAGGNGLIPLVQLLARLGWEPARGGSAWPVAPALADRVVGRAAAVLAAQAGVKAVWGRTMSAPARDLLMERGVYVEAEEVVAFVWGRRRGEMCPMEGLVALAGDPADGSAILWAALGRSGRPPWVEEIGARLRSEPAGERVLGRLLLGYEECASTNDVLARLARRGYPEGTVVMARCQTAGRGRLGRRWESPPGGIWMSVLLRPPPELLCTGGVLLATASVAACRSLAGVVGLEAGIKWPNDVYWAGRKLGGVLAEVGAGHVVLGIGLNADFPLAALPVPEQERATTVLEATGGAPLPDLAASLLDHLDRAYREVRAEGPGALLREWRRRGTVLGEEVIVGGRETLTGVAEDIDEEGALLVRRPDGELVRVIAGDVSLRTVC encoded by the coding sequence GTGAAGGAGGGGGCCATCGTAAACACGGATCGCGATCTGGAGCTGGCCAGAGACCAGGTAAGGGGCGGGCTGGCATCGGTGGCCCTGGCCGGTGGGGGAGTCCTGCTGGGCCGGGCGGGCGGTAACGGTCTCATTCCCCTCGTGCAACTGCTGGCCCGGCTGGGCTGGGAGCCCGCACGGGGAGGCTCGGCCTGGCCGGTTGCCCCCGCCCTGGCCGACCGCGTGGTGGGCAGGGCGGCAGCCGTGTTGGCGGCTCAGGCCGGGGTGAAAGCGGTGTGGGGAAGGACGATGAGCGCGCCGGCTCGCGATCTCCTGATGGAGCGGGGTGTGTACGTCGAGGCGGAGGAGGTCGTGGCCTTCGTGTGGGGACGCCGGCGCGGGGAGATGTGCCCCATGGAGGGCCTGGTGGCTCTGGCGGGGGACCCCGCCGACGGCAGCGCGATCCTGTGGGCCGCGCTGGGCAGGTCTGGGCGACCCCCGTGGGTGGAGGAGATCGGGGCTCGCCTGCGGAGCGAGCCGGCGGGGGAGCGGGTGCTGGGTCGCTTGCTGCTGGGCTACGAGGAATGTGCCTCCACCAACGATGTTCTGGCCCGGCTGGCCCGCCGGGGCTACCCGGAGGGCACGGTGGTGATGGCCCGGTGCCAGACGGCGGGACGCGGTCGCCTGGGCCGGCGCTGGGAATCGCCTCCGGGCGGCATCTGGATGTCGGTGCTGCTGCGGCCGCCCCCGGAGTTGCTCTGCACAGGGGGGGTGCTGCTGGCCACGGCCTCCGTGGCCGCGTGCCGCTCCCTGGCCGGGGTGGTGGGCCTGGAGGCGGGGATCAAGTGGCCCAACGATGTCTACTGGGCGGGACGGAAGCTGGGCGGGGTGCTCGCCGAGGTGGGGGCGGGCCATGTGGTGCTGGGGATCGGCCTCAACGCCGACTTCCCCCTGGCAGCCCTGCCGGTCCCCGAGCAGGAACGGGCCACCACCGTGCTGGAAGCGACCGGAGGGGCTCCTTTGCCCGATTTGGCCGCTTCCCTTCTGGACCATCTGGACCGGGCGTACCGGGAGGTGCGAGCCGAGGGCCCGGGTGCCCTGTTGCGGGAGTGGCGGCGTCGTGGTACGGTGCTGGGTGAGGAAGTAATCGTCGGGGGCAGAGAGACCTTGACCGGGGTGGCGGAGGACATCGACGAGGAGGGCGCCCTTCTGGTGCGCAGGCCCGACGGTGAACTGGTGCGGGTGATAGCGGGGGATGTATCCCTGCGCACTGTCTGCTGA
- a CDS encoding type III pantothenate kinase, producing MLLAVDVGNTNIVWGVYRGRELAFHWRTTTTRQATADEFGMLLHQLCSFHGLGLAAVRACAISSVVPPLTPALEEMARRYLCIAPLVVGPGIETGMEIRYDNPREVGADRIVNAVAAFALYGGPCIVVDLGTATTFDVVSAQGEYLGGAIAPGIEISTEALFERAARLPRIELVRPRAAIGKNTVASMQAGIVLGFAGMIDQLVGRIKEELGGEARVIATGGLAELVAQEARTVEVVNPLLTLEGLRLVYERNCPREGEARIGAGNVDRAGPAAG from the coding sequence ATGCTGCTGGCGGTAGACGTGGGCAACACCAATATCGTGTGGGGGGTGTACCGGGGTCGGGAGCTGGCTTTCCACTGGCGCACCACCACCACCCGTCAGGCGACGGCCGACGAGTTCGGCATGCTGCTGCACCAGCTGTGCAGCTTTCACGGCCTGGGGCTGGCTGCCGTGCGGGCCTGCGCCATATCGTCGGTGGTACCGCCCCTTACGCCAGCCCTGGAGGAGATGGCCCGTCGCTACCTGTGCATCGCGCCTCTGGTGGTGGGTCCGGGCATCGAGACCGGGATGGAGATCCGGTACGACAATCCCCGCGAGGTGGGGGCGGACCGCATAGTGAACGCGGTCGCCGCCTTCGCCCTGTACGGCGGGCCCTGCATAGTGGTGGACCTGGGCACGGCCACCACCTTCGACGTGGTGTCGGCGCAGGGCGAGTACCTGGGGGGCGCCATCGCCCCCGGCATCGAGATCTCGACCGAAGCCCTTTTCGAGCGGGCGGCCCGGCTTCCCCGCATAGAGCTGGTGAGGCCCCGCGCCGCCATCGGCAAGAACACGGTGGCCAGCATGCAGGCCGGCATCGTGCTGGGCTTCGCCGGCATGATCGACCAGCTGGTGGGGCGCATCAAGGAGGAACTGGGCGGGGAGGCGCGGGTGATCGCCACCGGCGGGCTGGCGGAACTGGTGGCGCAGGAGGCCCGTACCGTGGAGGTGGTCAACCCCCTCCTGACCCTGGAAGGGTTGCGCCTGGTGTACGAGCGGAACTGTCCCCGGGAGGGGGAGGCGCGGATAGGGGCTGGCAATGTGGACCGGGCGGGACCCGCAGCCGGCTGA
- a CDS encoding HAD-IA family hydrolase — MPLRYEAVLFDLDGTLIDTRDLILASFHHALRRVLGRDLPDEVLLAGQGTTLIDQMRCFDGDRAEELTRVYTEFNLREHDALAREFPGVQELLRDLYAIGVHLGVVTSKRREGALLGLRRFGIAPYLTAAVFMEDTREHKPSPAPVREALRRLGCAPARAVMAGDSPYDVQSARSAGVEAVGVAWGSHPPASLREAGATVVVHDLGELRNYLWKNVTGQGRRASEYGWLTASPCRPATRRRC, encoded by the coding sequence TTGCCGCTGCGATACGAAGCTGTGCTGTTTGACCTGGATGGTACCCTGATCGATACCCGCGACCTGATCCTGGCTTCGTTCCACCACGCCCTGCGCCGGGTGCTGGGCCGGGACCTGCCCGACGAGGTGCTGCTGGCCGGGCAGGGGACAACGCTCATCGACCAGATGCGCTGCTTCGATGGGGACCGGGCGGAAGAGTTGACCCGCGTGTATACCGAGTTCAACCTGCGGGAGCACGATGCCCTGGCCCGGGAGTTCCCGGGTGTGCAGGAGTTGCTGCGTGACCTGTACGCCATCGGGGTCCACCTGGGCGTGGTGACTTCCAAGAGGAGGGAAGGAGCCCTGCTGGGGCTGCGCCGGTTCGGCATCGCCCCCTACCTTACGGCGGCCGTGTTCATGGAGGATACGCGGGAGCACAAGCCCTCGCCCGCGCCGGTGCGCGAGGCGCTCCGCCGGCTGGGGTGCGCACCCGCGCGGGCGGTGATGGCGGGTGACAGCCCCTACGACGTGCAAAGTGCGCGCAGTGCTGGGGTCGAGGCGGTGGGTGTGGCCTGGGGCTCCCATCCCCCCGCGTCCCTGCGGGAAGCGGGGGCAACGGTGGTAGTACACGACTTGGGAGAGCTACGCAACTATCTCTGGAAGAACGTTACGGGGCAGGGCAGAAGGGCTTCAGAGTACGGCTGGCTGACTGCGAGCCCGTGTCGACCCGCAACCCGTCGACGGTGCTGA
- a CDS encoding stalk domain-containing protein — MNKRARGFLVLLLVAVFLLGAVHTALATGDEPVVGSGGEQSPGTAGADATLASGEDEHEDDDATLASGEDEQEDEGSDSASLAAEPGDEEEEFRLQVEANLEQAVASDEESEDEPDEPDAGTPAGLAKRIAKLEQQRDQKPEDARILWKLAMAYRAAGEYDKAISVLKDMKNLPGSGAKVAVMLALCLRATGDAQAALTELESLDSTVPGAVYAYRAILKDQVGEVEEALEDMEDAVAAEPEQDGMYAKLGELYEKTGRHGVKVFVKGKKVPFDVEPFITPQGRTMVPLRAIVESLGADVKWDGELRLVTVAKGDVTVVLPVGSLRAMVNGTEVALDVPAVIVGDRTMVPVRFLSESLGAKVGWFTQGQVVSVN; from the coding sequence ATGAACAAGCGAGCTCGGGGGTTCCTGGTCCTGTTGCTGGTAGCCGTTTTCCTGCTCGGGGCGGTGCACACGGCGCTGGCAACCGGAGACGAGCCGGTGGTTGGGTCGGGTGGCGAGCAGAGCCCCGGGACCGCCGGCGCCGACGCAACGCTGGCATCCGGCGAGGACGAGCACGAGGACGATGACGCAACGCTGGCATCCGGTGAAGACGAGCAGGAGGACGAGGGGAGTGACTCCGCGTCTCTTGCGGCCGAGCCCGGCGACGAAGAAGAGGAATTCCGCTTGCAGGTCGAAGCAAATTTGGAACAGGCGGTGGCCTCGGACGAGGAGAGCGAAGACGAGCCTGACGAGCCTGATGCGGGAACGCCGGCGGGTCTTGCGAAGCGAATAGCAAAGCTGGAGCAGCAGCGAGATCAGAAACCTGAAGATGCCCGGATACTATGGAAGTTGGCTATGGCATACAGGGCGGCGGGCGAGTACGACAAAGCCATATCGGTGCTTAAGGACATGAAGAACCTGCCCGGTTCCGGCGCCAAGGTAGCCGTCATGCTGGCCCTGTGCCTGCGGGCCACAGGTGACGCACAAGCCGCTCTGACCGAGCTAGAGAGCCTGGACTCTACGGTTCCGGGGGCAGTGTATGCCTACCGGGCGATCCTGAAGGATCAGGTGGGCGAGGTCGAGGAAGCACTCGAGGACATGGAGGACGCGGTCGCTGCCGAGCCGGAGCAGGACGGCATGTACGCCAAGCTCGGTGAGCTCTACGAGAAGACGGGCCGGCACGGTGTCAAGGTCTTCGTGAAGGGCAAGAAAGTTCCGTTTGACGTTGAGCCCTTCATAACGCCCCAGGGTAGGACCATGGTACCCTTGCGGGCCATTGTCGAGTCGCTGGGCGCGGACGTGAAGTGGGATGGCGAGCTGCGGCTGGTGACTGTGGCCAAGGGGGATGTCACCGTCGTGCTGCCCGTGGGCTCGCTACGGGCCATGGTAAACGGCACGGAGGTCGCGCTCGACGTGCCGGCCGTAATCGTGGGGGACAGAACCATGGTACCTGTCCGCTTTCTGTCCGAGAGCCTCGGGGCTAAGGTGGGATGGTTCACGCAGGGACAGGTTGTGTCGGTCAACTGA
- the sigI gene encoding RNA polymerase sigma-I factor — MRVNPGPDHLVARAQAGDACARETLLRDYQPLALRLAAQVRGRFVTESSDDASVTLVAFNEAIDSYRPDRGAGFLSFCETVIRRRLIDHYRRQSRQAREIPLSALEQDDDEGNSYSPQQMQASQAAHQAYVEAWERREEMARFEARLRQIGLGLGELVRVSPRHQDSRQRAQRVARYLAEHRELARQALAQRRLPVRELEKALGLGRDMLQRNRKYILALTLVLTEEFPYLQDYLRPRSPSLKGMAK, encoded by the coding sequence GTGAGGGTGAATCCCGGCCCCGACCACCTCGTAGCGCGCGCCCAGGCCGGGGATGCGTGCGCCCGGGAAACCCTCTTGCGGGATTACCAGCCCTTGGCGCTGCGCCTGGCGGCACAGGTGCGAGGGAGGTTCGTAACGGAATCCAGCGACGACGCGTCGGTAACCCTGGTCGCCTTCAACGAAGCGATCGACAGCTACCGGCCGGATCGCGGGGCCGGCTTCCTCAGTTTCTGCGAGACCGTGATCAGGCGCCGGCTGATTGACCACTACCGGCGCCAGTCCCGGCAAGCCCGGGAGATCCCGCTTTCGGCTCTGGAGCAGGACGACGACGAGGGGAACAGTTACTCACCGCAGCAGATGCAAGCATCCCAAGCCGCGCACCAGGCCTACGTGGAGGCCTGGGAGAGGCGGGAAGAGATGGCCCGCTTCGAGGCCAGGCTGAGGCAGATCGGACTTGGCCTGGGGGAACTGGTTCGAGTGTCTCCCAGGCACCAGGACAGCCGGCAGCGCGCGCAACGGGTGGCCCGCTATCTGGCCGAGCACAGGGAGCTGGCCAGGCAAGCACTGGCTCAGCGCAGGCTGCCGGTCCGTGAACTCGAGAAGGCGCTGGGGTTGGGACGTGACATGCTGCAGCGCAATCGCAAGTACATCCTGGCTCTGACCCTCGTTCTGACTGAGGAATTTCCTTACCTGCAGGACTACCTGCGCCCGCGATCACCCTCGCTGAAGGGGATGGCGAAGTGA
- a CDS encoding anti-sigma factor domain-containing protein, with translation MKQGTVLKIQGKRAIVLTPDGEFLRTPTGREGWWPGQEVTWPDREPRACLRPAVALACVLVLLVAWSGLAYRHWRGLGPVVAYVSVDINPSLELGVDARERVCSAWAFNPDGERLLAGLAYRRRSLLKTLSDLTLRAVEQGYLGGDRPGAVLVAVVPAETTAGVDPARLREEAVTTARLVLEQRGLKVDVKGWTADRQVHEEARRHHISAGRMALYLAARRAGAEVTLEQVCREPISHVLSLVTERAGQREQGIRESARGEGRHGEGDRSPAVPGNKPDSPAGQKTRSKHGPSPSGGKPGPGSDEGAPALESGPGTASPPPEQATEEPPADEDESGAQGTQPPPYPETQPDDDGQTGVCPDGTSQEQTEEQTEEQTEEQAEEPPHSMNDPLPPESGEGHGR, from the coding sequence GTGAAACAGGGAACCGTGCTGAAGATACAGGGGAAGAGGGCCATCGTGCTCACGCCCGACGGCGAGTTCCTCCGTACCCCCACTGGCCGGGAAGGCTGGTGGCCGGGGCAGGAAGTAACCTGGCCGGACCGGGAGCCGCGGGCCTGCTTGCGCCCGGCCGTGGCCCTGGCCTGCGTGCTGGTTCTCCTTGTGGCCTGGAGCGGGTTGGCGTACCGCCACTGGCGGGGACTGGGCCCGGTGGTGGCTTACGTGTCGGTGGACATCAACCCCAGCCTGGAACTGGGCGTAGACGCCCGCGAGAGAGTGTGCAGCGCCTGGGCGTTCAATCCTGACGGGGAAAGGCTGCTGGCGGGATTGGCGTACCGGCGCCGGAGCCTGCTGAAGACGCTCTCCGATCTCACCCTCCGCGCCGTGGAGCAGGGTTATCTCGGCGGGGACCGTCCGGGGGCGGTGCTGGTTGCGGTCGTGCCTGCCGAAACGACAGCAGGGGTAGATCCTGCCCGGTTGCGCGAGGAAGCCGTAACTACCGCTCGCCTGGTGCTCGAGCAACGGGGTCTCAAAGTCGATGTCAAAGGATGGACTGCCGACCGGCAGGTCCACGAGGAGGCCAGGCGTCACCACATCTCGGCCGGGCGGATGGCCCTCTATCTGGCGGCTCGTCGCGCCGGGGCGGAAGTCACCCTGGAACAGGTCTGCCGGGAACCGATATCCCACGTGCTGAGCCTGGTCACGGAGCGTGCCGGCCAGAGAGAGCAGGGCATACGGGAGTCCGCCCGGGGTGAAGGCCGGCACGGGGAAGGTGATCGATCCCCGGCCGTGCCGGGCAACAAGCCGGACTCACCGGCCGGGCAGAAGACGCGCTCGAAGCACGGGCCGAGTCCTTCTGGAGGAAAGCCCGGCCCCGGCTCGGATGAAGGCGCACCCGCTCTGGAGAGCGGCCCTGGCACGGCTTCCCCGCCGCCGGAGCAGGCAACCGAGGAACCACCGGCTGACGAAGACGAGAGCGGCGCTCAGGGTACCCAACCACCCCCGTACCCGGAAACGCAACCGGACGACGACGGTCAGACGGGAGTCTGCCCGGACGGGACATCCCAGGAGCAGACCGAGGAGCAGACCGAGGAGCAGACCGAGGAGCAGGCCGAGGAGCCGCCCCATTCCATGAATGACCCGCTGCCGCCGGAAAGCGGCGAGGGGCACGGCAGGTAG
- the folE gene encoding GTP cyclohydrolase I FolE: MDSSKIERAVRMILEAIGEDPAREGLRDTPRRVAAMYEEVLSGIGRDPGEELLVEFDERHEEMVLVKDIPFYSVCEHHLLPFFGRAHVAYIPKGKITGLSKLARVVDVAARRLHVQERLTSSIADMIMGKLQPQGVVVVVEAEHLCMSMRGVNKPGALTVTSAVRGIFRRNPASRAEAFMLLRGR; this comes from the coding sequence ATGGACAGTAGCAAGATCGAACGAGCGGTGCGCATGATCCTCGAGGCGATCGGCGAGGATCCTGCTCGCGAGGGACTGCGGGACACCCCCCGGCGGGTCGCGGCGATGTACGAAGAGGTCCTGTCCGGTATCGGCCGCGACCCGGGGGAGGAACTGCTGGTCGAGTTCGACGAGCGACACGAGGAGATGGTACTGGTAAAAGACATCCCGTTCTACTCTGTATGTGAGCATCACCTGCTCCCCTTTTTCGGCCGTGCCCACGTTGCCTATATCCCCAAGGGGAAGATTACCGGCCTGAGCAAGCTGGCCCGGGTGGTGGACGTGGCAGCCCGGAGACTTCACGTGCAAGAGCGTTTGACTTCATCCATCGCGGATATGATCATGGGTAAATTGCAGCCACAGGGAGTTGTCGTAGTGGTGGAAGCGGAGCACCTGTGCATGAGCATGCGGGGAGTTAACAAACCGGGGGCCCTGACCGTCACTTCAGCGGTGAGGGGGATATTCCGGCGCAATCCCGCCTCAAGGGCGGAAGCTTTCATGCTCCTAAGGGGACGGTGA
- the folP gene encoding dihydropteroate synthase, whose product MKALDAYNPRVVIIPDLPHAGVEMDLVGVDEIGKKLMMPKAVHRVAKVEGLTPKAANVLKQEMLARGGDAAVAHGTADWSVGTTDVLLMGTLRQYQHLVKKLKIQPFGLARLAAELEALLDHWENAAGPRRLSCRSHTLEFGSRTLVMGVLNVTPDSFFDGGRYSHVEAAVVRARQIVSEGADIVDVGGESTRPGSEPVTAQEEMDRVLPVIERLVEELSVPLSIDTCKASVAMEALRLGAHMVNDVGGLQFDPEMAAVVATHQVPVVIMHGLAEHRGRDWPEYSSVMSALCRFFRESIDRAIQARIPEELVIVDPGIGFGKKLPYNLEIIARLRELKSLGRPILLGTSRKSLIGQVLDLPVGERLEGTAATVALGIANGADIVRVHDVREMVRVARMTDAIVRCNPAKPD is encoded by the coding sequence GTGAAGGCGTTGGATGCATATAATCCCAGGGTCGTGATCATCCCCGATCTCCCCCACGCTGGCGTCGAGATGGACCTGGTGGGCGTGGACGAGATAGGCAAGAAGTTGATGATGCCCAAGGCCGTGCACCGGGTGGCAAAGGTTGAAGGCCTGACCCCCAAAGCCGCCAATGTCCTCAAGCAGGAGATGCTGGCGCGAGGAGGGGATGCAGCAGTGGCTCACGGCACGGCCGACTGGTCCGTGGGTACCACTGACGTACTGCTGATGGGCACCCTGCGCCAGTACCAGCACCTGGTGAAGAAGCTAAAAATCCAGCCCTTTGGTTTGGCCCGCCTGGCTGCGGAGCTGGAAGCGTTGCTGGACCATTGGGAGAATGCGGCCGGTCCGCGGCGTCTCAGCTGTCGTTCGCACACCCTCGAGTTCGGTTCCCGGACGCTGGTCATGGGCGTCCTGAACGTGACCCCGGACTCATTTTTCGACGGTGGGCGATACTCCCATGTGGAAGCCGCTGTGGTGCGGGCAAGGCAGATAGTATCCGAAGGGGCAGACATAGTGGACGTGGGAGGAGAGTCAACCCGTCCCGGGTCCGAACCGGTGACAGCGCAGGAGGAAATGGACCGGGTGTTACCGGTGATCGAGCGTTTGGTCGAAGAGCTGTCCGTCCCCCTATCCATCGATACCTGCAAAGCTAGCGTGGCCATGGAAGCCCTGCGGCTGGGAGCCCACATGGTCAACGACGTGGGCGGCCTGCAGTTCGATCCCGAGATGGCCGCAGTGGTGGCCACGCACCAGGTTCCCGTGGTAATCATGCATGGGTTGGCCGAGCACCGCGGTCGGGATTGGCCGGAGTACAGTTCGGTGATGAGCGCCCTGTGCCGTTTCTTCCGGGAAAGCATCGACCGTGCGATCCAGGCCCGTATCCCGGAGGAACTCGTCATTGTCGATCCCGGCATTGGCTTCGGCAAGAAGCTCCCGTACAACCTGGAGATCATCGCCCGGCTGCGAGAGTTGAAAAGCTTGGGCAGGCCCATCCTGCTGGGGACCTCGCGCAAAAGCCTTATCGGGCAGGTGCTCGACCTGCCGGTCGGAGAACGGCTGGAAGGAACTGCAGCTACGGTGGCCCTCGGCATTGCCAACGGCGCCGACATCGTCCGGGTGCACGACGTACGAGAGATGGTGCGCGTCGCTCGCATGACTGATGCTATCGTGCGCTGCAACCCGGCGAAGCCAGATTGA